From the genome of Methanothrix soehngenii GP6:
CCCTGAGGTCCGGAGTTCCAGATTGTCTTCGCATCCAGGTTATCAGCCTGGAGAGGATTAAAGTGACCACGAACTGTCGCTCGGCTTCTGAGAGATGAGCTAGATAGATTATTGAGGCCTGTGGTTGGCCACGGGAGGAATACAGCATTCTCTCGATATCAAGGGGAGGTCCCGCCATCCAGGCGGCAAAAGAGGGGGATGCAATCAGGCCGTTGAGCCTTATTGCTAGACGGTCTCTCTCCTTCTGGGGATAGAAGCTATCGATCTCAAACACCCCCAATTTTCTCATGGGCGGATGCCGTACTTGAGAGATCAGAGATCCCAGGTCCAGATCCCGGCCCTCGCTCCAGGCCTTCTCGATGATGTTTGCCAGGAGAATGTGCTCCGGGCTGGAGATGGGGTCAGCATCGATCCTGGCGAGCACCAGGAAAGAGGAGACCAGGCCCTCGATCTCATCCCGCCCGATCTCCGCCTGCGAGGAGTCGGACCAGTCCAGCCTGGGGGCAACAAGCGATCCGACCACATTGATCGGGACCCCGGATACTGAACCTGGGGTGTAAATGGTACAACTCGCAGAATCGGCAAGCTTTTGCATTCGGTCTGGCCCTATTCCCCATTCTGCCAGACCAGACCTCCAGCTTTCTGATATCTGGACGGCGAGCTGATCGGTGCCGGTAGCTTGGCTTTTTGCTTCAGCCTCATTGATCCAGGGGAGAAAGTCTCGGGGAGAGAACGATGGGAAGTTCAGGAGCAGGTTGCCCATATCCCCTTTTGGATCCAGTATAAGGCAGGGAATTCCCGAGGAGAGAGCCTCCTCCAGCATGACTATTCCAAGGCCTGTCTTGCCCGAGCCCGTCATTCCTACGATGATGCCATGGGTGGTCAGGTTGCGGGCATCGTAAATGATGTCCCTCTGCATGCGTTGGCCGCTAACCGGGTCGATTACTCCTCCCAGGAACATCTCGCCCGGCTGGATCGCCTGGTTCCCCTGGTTCCCTGCAGTCATGATAAGGCTCTCCTGTATCCTCTCAAATGATCCCAGGTTTGCTGGATGGGATAATTCTCCCGATCGTCATCAAATCTAATGCACCTTCTCTTGCGAATGTAGATCAACCCCAATCAAGGCTTTCTGTGTCTTATCCTGAAGCCTGACATAAATGATGCTAGGATTATATGTTACCCACATTCCGCAGTTCACCCCATCACATAATACTTTTTGCACTCACTACCTAATAATTCCAGAATGGTTTTCTGGGGATCGCTTAGATGTATAACTGTTTTTATGATTGTTTCACCGTCCATAATAGCCGATGCTATAACGCCCATAAAAATCTCAAAGACCCAGCGCATTGTGGGTCGCTGTGTTGGTTTATTTAGCTGATTGGGCACAGTCTGGCCGGTTTTCTTGAGTTCTTGCCTGAGCTTCCATTCAGCAAATGAATATATTAGAAGACTTAACACCATAATCATGCAAAGTGCTTCTATTCTCTCCTCTTTTTTGAGATAGACCTCAGAGACATGGAAACTTTTGTCCTTCAAGAATCTGAATCCACGTTCCACCGCTTGCTGTCCTTTATAATAATTTAGCATAACCTCGGGATCAAGATCGACCTGATTACTGGCTAAAACGAATCGACCTAAGTTCTTGCGAGCTTCGATCAGAGCTTCTTCATTTAATTTAATTTCTCCCTGAATCATATAGCTCGCAGTTAAAAGCTCATCTTTTTTCGGTCTTCCTCGTTTCTTTTCTGCTTTTTCCATAACAGGCACAACCCGCACATTATCGAGGAGATGATGTGGATGTGAGGATTGCCATAATCTCAAATCATTATCAGCGTCCGGTATGCAGGCAAATTTCTTTCTCATTAGCTTTTTGAGATCTTTTCCTGCTTCTATAGTTTCTTTCTCTATTTTTCTCTCAAATGTCTTTTCATTCCTCTCGTTCATTTCTTTGGACCAAACAACAACTGCACGCTGAGGGACGCCGCCATAATTGATATCAGTAGCATAAAAAGCGTATCGTGGATCGCTGCCAGGAATCATATTTAAGTTGGAACTGAGGAGCTCTTGAGCTTCTGCCACCGTAGCAGGCATATGTGTAATCCATGCGTCTTCGGTTAGCAGATCATTCCTAGCACAATCGTTATAAATGCACATTAATTTATCTTCTGAAATAGTTCATCTAATAAGATTTATATGGAATATGTGATACTATATTCAATCCAAGGGATTAGCATGCGAAAAGGAGTATCACAAATTGAGAAAGATATAGTCGAGCAAGAACTAACCAGGATGTTTGAATCCAAGTGGATTCGAGATAAAGCAAGAGAGAGCGGATTGATCGAAAGAGAAAGAAAGATTGATCCAGTGATAATGTTTTGGACTCTCGCTATCGGCTATGGCTCACAGTTGTATCGAACTATAGTGGAGTTGAAACGCGTTTACGAAGTCAGAGGGAAAGTATCAATTTCAGACAGCAGTTGGCATGATCGTTTCACTCCAGAACTGGTAAAATTTCTCAGAGAATGTGTGATTCACGGCATAGAGCACATTTCTGAAGAACCCAGTAGGATTTTGGGTGACCGTCTAGCTAGCTTTCGGGATGTAATGATTCAAGATAGCACTATTATTCGGCTTCATAAAAGCCTTGCTGATAAGTGGCCAGCCACTCGTTCCCGAAAAGTGGCTGCAGGAGTAAAAGTGGCATTTTTAACAAGTGCCATAGCCAATAGTCCAAAAAGCATTTCGATACTGCCTGAGAATACCAACGATGTAAAGACCTTAAAAATAGGTCCCTGGGTAAAAGATATAATATTATTAATAGATCTAGGATTTTACAAATATCAACTGTTCAGCAGGATAGTTGAAAACGGCGGATCCTTTGTCTCTCGCCTCAAGAGCAATGCAAATCCCTTAATAGTAGGAACAAATCAGGTACGCAATACCCGTGGCGTTGATCTAAACGGGAAACATTTGAAAGATATTAAACTAGAAAAATCCGATGATATTTTTGATGTAAATGTGGAAGTATCATTTGACCGAAGATCCTATCGCGGCGAGAGCAAAAAAGATAATAAGATATTTAGATTAGTCGCCATTTATAATACCGAAGCAGAAGAACATCACTTTTATCTAACTAATATTTCATCAGATATATTAAATGCTTCAGAGGTTGCAGCGGTTTATTCTGGGAGATGGGAAGTCGAACTCATCTTCAAAGAATTGAAGAGCAGATATGCGCTAGATCAGATAACAACAAAGAGCCCATACGCGATTGAGGCCTTAATCTGGGTCTCAATTTTGACGCTTCTTGTCAGCAGAAAATTGTATTCGATAGTGCGAAAACTAAATCCCGGTGCCAAAATGGTTCGCTTTACTCAATTGAGATGGAGTAACATCTTTGTCCAAAATTCCTCGCATCTATTGTCTGCGATATTGGATTACCTTGGAATAGAGCATGATTTCTCTACAGTCTTAAATGTGTGTTCAAGTGAGGCACTTGATCCGCATGTCAATAGAGAACGATTCAGGGAGGGATTGTGGTCTTAACCGAAGACGCATGATGTGTAATCCATTTTGTTTCTGTACCCATTAGTTTAATATTTTCTTCAGTATACAGAGCGCTATCAGCGACCCAAAAATTATCATCATCTAAATCGATCGCTTGTTGCGTTTTTTGTATCATCTCCATTAAGCTTTTCTTATCAGATTTGTTCCCAGAGTAAGCTTCAGTGAAGAGAGGCAAGCCAAACTGATTTGTGACCATGCCGAGGACAAACCTCTTCAGATCCATTCTACCATCTTTGGCATGGCCAAAAGTAATTTTAATAGAATCGGTACTGTCTGGTGCATCATTCTCATATTTTCCATAAACTCCGAAGTTTGTTGTGTCTGCATGAAGCAGTTGAGTTCCAAAGGAAAATTGTTTCATGATGTGCAAAGAGATCTCATTGAAAAGCTCGGTAGCACCGTATTTGTAGATCGCATCGAGTGTCCTTCCAACGACATCATCATTGAGGTCAGTCGGACAAATTCCTTTGCCAAGTAGCTTTTCGGTAGGGATTGTCTTGAAAAAATTAGGAAAGAGGTAAAGTCGCTGACCAGTATAACCCAAGCCATTCAGGATCATAGCTTTAATAATTACTGAATGGGGAAGATTTCGCGAGCCTCTCTTTGGAAGAACCCGATCAATTACATCCGCGAGATTCAATGCATCGAATGAGCCTGCTACAATGCCAAGGTGGCCTATCAAGTAAGATTGGACATCCATCTCCATGCTGCTTCCCTTCTGGGAAGAAGCTGTAGCTGCTATTAAATAATCTTTCCTATTTTAATCACAGGCTATTTCTTGGATTATTTTATGCGAAGTGCGGAATGTGGGATGTTAGACTGAAAGCGAAATATTAAAATGTATCGCAATTGAATTGTTGAGTTGATCGCTCCAACCGATATTTGATGATCTATCAATATGACAATCTAGTGAGCTATCAGCAAAACTATCTATATACTATGAGCTCTAAACATATACCAGAGGTAGGGCGGCATGACTGAGCAAGAATCATTCTGGGAGAACGAGAGCTTTGTGGTGGTCACAGATAGGACAAAGCCGGCCATGAAGTGGACAATCGAGGAGCTGGAGAAGAAAAGGAAAGAGGATCTACATCGTCGATTTGTCAGACGATCCTGAAAAAGGAAGCGTATCACAATTTTCCGATCTATCCCCTGAAATAGATTGTGCAGTAATTGGTCTGACAAAAAAGGATCCTGCACATGCAGTTGAAGAGCTAAAGACAATCGGCATCAAGAATTTCTGGATACACTGGAGAACGGAGACTGATGGGACCAAGAAGATGAGTCAGGATGCGGTGGTGCATTACATAGCCGGCAGATGCCCCATGATGTACCTGGCCGATAAGGGATTCAATATGCATTCCATACATAGAGCAGTGGCGAAGATATTAGGCAAATATTAGGAAGTAATAGGCATACCATAAGGGGATACAGGTGAGAATATAAGGTAAAATTCATAGGTAATAACCAGGAGAAAACCCAGGAACGATATAATATAAATTAAATAAATAGATATATTCTAATAGGGCTTGATGGCAAAATATATATAACTTTAGCGAGGACCTCTAAAGCATGTCGTGGCTCTTAATTCGCAATTTTAGTCGAGAGCACGGACGCGATGCGTCCTTAGATGCATCCATGATTAAACCCGGCCTATAAGGCCCAATCCGATGGCTCGGATTGGGTATTGAATGCCGAATGTGCGCTATGTTGATTGTTCGAGCATAGATGTTATTCATTCTCTGAAAGCATCGATGAACGGGATCAATCTCTTGATTCAAAACAAAGACATTGCGCTGCAATATAGCATTCAGAATAGAAGTTTTGAGGCAATGCCAGATCAGATCCAATAAGACCGGATCTTTCAAGCTGAATCCATCAGCAAGGATTCATCATATCTGATCAGCATAAGCAGATTAATTAAGTGATAAGTATAAAAAACATAGAAAGAAATGGCCGGATGAAGCCCTTCTGGTCTGCAAACTCGAGAGACTCCATCAGGTTGATTGCTCTAAATAGCGCCTATGCATTAAAGCATTTTGGCGCTCCAAGGCAAACACCGCGGCCAACTCTTTCAAGGAGTTGGAAAATGAGAAGGAATATCCTGTATACGACAGAGGATTGCACGCAAAGTAAGCGTTTGGTGTGCCTCTTAAAAGAGGCTAATTTGAGTTTTGAAGAAGCAGACATGAGAAGCAAAGAATCACTGCTGCAGCTCAAATCCATGGGCATCTCTGCTCCTGATTCTCCCCTGCTGGTTATGGATGATAATCCATTGAGGTTCTTGAGCTCAAACGACATCAATTCAATGGCAGACAAGAATTTGCTGGCATTGGTCCGGTAAGAGGACGATTATTGAGATGGGGAATGTCAGGGAAAGATTGTGTTAGATGTTATAAATAATATAGTATATCTGGAGAATTATTGAGAATGGTGTTGCCGAGATGTCCTATGTGCGGTTCCATGTGGATAGCACATAATGAAAATAATCCAAAACCAGAATGCGAGACTTGCGGTCAGAAATTAAGGAAGAGAGAGAATGGAAAGGGTTACGAGGTTGCTTGAAATGAGATCAAATAAAATGAACGCCAATTCGGATATAGATGAGTTCGATAGATCAACCAGATATAGATATGCGCTTTCATACACAGAAAGGAGGATGTTCTGAAATGGAGCCAGATGGTTACTATTTCTTCTCAGAAAAGCAAAAAAAGATCAGAGAGATGGTTGACCCATCGCCCACATTCTTTGCCAGGATAGGAGGCAAGGTGGTGGAATGCACAGAGAGAAGCTCATCACCAAAACCCTCCGGCCCCTTCGACGACTACAAATCTTATGGCAGAGGCATCTATATCGGTGAAAAGCCAGAATGAAATGGAGGGACTCATCCACTCAGAGCCTGAGGCCAAGGGTTGATCTGATTCCGGATCCACCGATTCACCATGGTGGCCGATAAAGGCGAACTGAAATATATGCATAAGTAATTTTGGGGGTGGACTGGAACTGCCTGCAAAGCCCTCTTTTATTTTTTTCTTTCAAGATCAATCTCATGAATCCGCCAGCAGATTATTCGCTCAGATATCTGAGCAATCAGCGTCCAATGCCTACCTATCCAAGCTTCCCTAAAGAGCCATCACCCATTAATCCGATTGCCTGCCTCATTCATCTCAAACGACATGATTAATACCAACATCAAAGCATACCCAAACCAGGAAATATCGAAATGGTGGATCTCTATGGCGATTAGTACCAGGCTATTTGGAAGGACTGGCCCATCCGTCACCCGCGTGGGCCTGGGAGGAGAAGGAGTGCTCCGCACCTACGGCCGGGGAAGGGATGCGCTGCAGGTTATTGAGGAGGCCGCAACCAGGGGCATTAGCTACTTTGATTCTGCCAAGGCCTATGCCGGCAGCCAGGGATATTACGGCAGTTTCTATAGGAGCCATCAGGAGAACCGATCCACCATATTTCAGACCAGCAAGTCAGCCGCCCGCGAATATCATGAAGCCCGGGCCGATCTGTTTGAGACTCTGGAGGTTATGGGATTGAAGAGCCTGGACCTGTGGCAGATCCATGACCTCCGCACCAGAAGGGAGAAGGAGGAGATCGAATCCTCCAATGGCGCCCTAAAGGCCTTCATCGAGGCAAGGGATTCGGGCCTGACGAAGTATATCGGTGTTACCGGTCACCACGATCCAGAGGTAATCCTGGCGGCGATAGAGAGCTGGCCTTTGGATGCCGTCCTCCTTCCCGTCAATCCGGCAGAGGCGATAATCGGCGGATTCATGGACAGGGTCATTACTGCTGCCCTGGATAAAGGAATAGCCGTGATAGGAATGAAGGTATTGGGGGCACGAAACTACATCGCACCAAATCTGGGGATCACACCAGAGCTATTGATCCGGTTCGCCCTCTCTCGGGATATCACCACCGCCATTGTGGGATGCTCCAGCCCGGAAGAAGTGCAGCAACTGGCCAGGTTGGGCGAGGACGGCCGACCCCTGGACCCGTTGGAGGAAGCAAGGCTGATGGATCTCTTCCGCCCACATGCTAAGAGTCTCGCC
Proteins encoded in this window:
- a CDS encoding IS4 family transposase, with amino-acid sequence MRKGVSQIEKDIVEQELTRMFESKWIRDKARESGLIERERKIDPVIMFWTLAIGYGSQLYRTIVELKRVYEVRGKVSISDSSWHDRFTPELVKFLRECVIHGIEHISEEPSRILGDRLASFRDVMIQDSTIIRLHKSLADKWPATRSRKVAAGVKVAFLTSAIANSPKSISILPENTNDVKTLKIGPWVKDIILLIDLGFYKYQLFSRIVENGGSFVSRLKSNANPLIVGTNQVRNTRGVDLNGKHLKDIKLEKSDDIFDVNVEVSFDRRSYRGESKKDNKIFRLVAIYNTEAEEHHFYLTNISSDILNASEVAAVYSGRWEVELIFKELKSRYALDQITTKSPYAIEALIWVSILTLLVSRKLYSIVRKLNPGAKMVRFTQLRWSNIFVQNSSHLLSAILDYLGIEHDFSTVLNVCSSEALDPHVNRERFREGLWS
- a CDS encoding CoA-binding protein is translated as MSDDPEKGSVSQFSDLSPEIDCAVIGLTKKDPAHAVEELKTIGIKNFWIHWRTETDGTKKMSQDAVVHYIAGRCPMMYLADKGFNMHSIHRAVAKILGKY
- a CDS encoding aldo/keto reductase, which encodes MAISTRLFGRTGPSVTRVGLGGEGVLRTYGRGRDALQVIEEAATRGISYFDSAKAYAGSQGYYGSFYRSHQENRSTIFQTSKSAAREYHEARADLFETLEVMGLKSLDLWQIHDLRTRREKEEIESSNGALKAFIEARDSGLTKYIGVTGHHDPEVILAAIESWPLDAVLLPVNPAEAIIGGFMDRVITAALDKGIAVIGMKVLGARNYIAPNLGITPELLIRFALSRDITTAIVGCSSPEEVQQLARLGEDGRPLDPLEEARLMDLFRPHAKSLAYYRGRI